A genome region from Coffea arabica cultivar ET-39 chromosome 7e, Coffea Arabica ET-39 HiFi, whole genome shotgun sequence includes the following:
- the LOC113702493 gene encoding uncharacterized protein codes for MSSSSSSSSSSMLSPTQRYAAGALFGLALHQSQILQTSQLGSNDDDAGPTHDRTSSGSSSSDSVADDPQLWVHQSSHLLRPIFKYLDLDNKAWSGLEETSACTPVKHHVGAFLRLLSEETGDRSSEAADKELALSRGVDAMASSFESSPVDYESKKEKRREYESERREKFSTAENQQEMGGKPSTIEDIRVESTGEFDDKPSEELTMLDHTKKVAVLYELLSACLADTPEDSKKVKGRRRGYDARHRVALRLLATWFDIKWVKMEAIETMIACSAMALLKDEESKEEKQSPQSSWSKWKRGGIIGAAALTGGTLMAITGGLAAPAIAAGFSALAPTLGTLVPVIGASGFAAVASAAGGVAGSVAVAASFGAAGAGLTGTKMARRMGDVDEFEFKAIGQNHNQGRLAVEILISGFVCEEEDFVKPWEGIDGNLERYALQWESKHLLAVSTAIQDWLTSKISTELMRQGAMLTVLSSLVAALAWPATLLAATNFIDSKWTIALDRSDKAGTLLAEVLLNGLQGNRPVTLVGFSLAARVIFKCLQTLAEKDTSAGLVERVILLGAPLAIKDVNWEAARKVVAGRFVNAYSTNDWMLGIAFRASLLTQGLAGIQPVDVPGVENVDVTELIDGHSSYLWATPQIIEQLELDTPYPVLNRAVVKT; via the exons ATTCTGTCGCCGACGATCCTCAGCTTTGGGTCCATCAGTCCTCCCACCTCCTCCGCCCCATCTTCAA GTATCTGGACTTAGATAATAAAGCATGGTCAGGACTCGAGGAAACTTCTGCTTGTACACCCGTTAAACATCACGTTGGCGCG TTTTTGAGGCTGCTTTCTGAGGAAACGGGTGATAGATCTTCGGAAGCAGCTGATAAGGAGCTCGCTTTGTCAAGAGGTGTGGATGCAATGGCATCAAGTTTCGAGAGCAGTCCTGTTGATTACGAGTCTAAAAAGGAGAAGCGACGTGAGTACGAGAGTGAACGTCGGGAGAAGTTTTCTACTGCTGAAAATCAGCAGgagatgggtggtaagccatccaCCATTGAAGACATACGTGTCGAGTCAACTGGTGAATTTGATGACAAACCCTCGGAGGAGTTAACAATGCTTGACCACACAAAGAAAGTGGCAGTTCTCTATGAGCTTCTCTCAGCTTGTTTGGCTGACACTCCTGAAGACAGTAAGAAAGTCAAAGGACGAAGAAGGGGCTATGATGCCCGGCACCGTGTGGCTTTGAGGTTGCTGGCAACTTGGTTTGACATAAAGTGGGTTAAAATG GAAGCAATTGAAACTATGATTGCTTGTTCTGCAATGGCTCTATTAAAAGATGAAGAATCAAAGGAAGAGAAACAATCCCCACAAAGCTCCTGGTCTAAGTGGAAACGAGGAGGTATCATTGGTGCTGCTGCATTAACTGGAGGGACATTGATGGCAATCACTGGTG GTTTAGCTGCTCCAGCAATTGCTGCAGGATTTAGTGCTTTAGCACCGACATTAGGGACCCTTGTCCCGGTGATTGGAGCAAGTGGGTTTGCTGCAGTTGCAAGTGCTGCAGGAGGTGTTGCAGGATCTGTTGCTGTTGCTGCTTCATTTGGCG CTGCTGGAGCTGGACTTACTGGGACCAAAATGGCCAGGAGAATGGGAGATGTGGATGAGTTTGAGTTCAAAGCTATTGGACAAAACCATAACCAAGGG AGGCTGGCGGTTGAGATCTTGATATCTGGATTTGTGTGTGAGGAGGAAGATTTTGTAAAACCTTGGGAAGGAATAGATGGTAACTTGGAAAG GTATGCGCTGCAGTGGGAGTCTAAACATTTACTTGCAGTGAGCACAGCAATTCAGGATTGGCTTACTTCAA aaatttCTACTGAATTGATGAGGCAGGGGGCTATGTTGACTGTGTTAAGTTCACTTGTAGCGGCATTGGCTTGGCCAGCAACTTTACTTGCTGCTACTAATTTTATTGACAGCAAGTGGACGATTGCTTTGGACAG ATCAGATAAGGCGGGAACACTACTTGCAGAAGTGTTGCTTAATGGATTGCAAGGAAATAG GCCTGTGACCCTTGTAGGATTCTCGCTTGCAGCAAGAGTTATTTTCAAATGCCTCCAGACGTTGGCTGAAAAAGATACTAGTG CTGGACTGGTTGAACGAGTTATTCTTCTTGGGGCACCACTTGCAATTAAAGATGTTAATTGGGAGGCTGCAAGAAAG GTGGTGGCTGGAAGATTTGTGAACGCTTATTCTACAAATGATTGGATGCTTGGAATTGCATTTCGAGCTAG CCTTCTCACTCAAGGGTTAGCAGGAATTCAGCCGGTTGATGTTCCAGGAGTTGAGAAT GTTGATGTCACTGAACTCATTGATGGGCACTCTTCCTACCTATGGGCTACTCCACAAATTATAGAACAACTTGAATTGGACACCCCCTATCCCGTCCTCAATCGTGCTGTTGTGAAAACGTAG